A region from the Methanofollis liminatans DSM 4140 genome encodes:
- the rpl3p gene encoding 50S ribosomal protein L3, giving the protein MANIHRPRRGSLAYSPRKRAKSQVPKYQSWPEHKGEPVLQGIAGYKVGMTHVIMVDDHKSSPTEGREIMVPVTVVEVPKMRVAAVRAYVTDSYGRHPLTEVWAEELDPLLAKRVTLPKEHDREAVLGEIRERLAAGQVSDIVALVYTQPAATTGVPKKVPELMETRIDGTSIEGCFDLATSLLGKEIDPLSLVSEGQYVDVTAITKGKGTQGAVKRWGIQVRKRKHSRGGKKRHIGNLGPWNPHHVRWQVPQMGQLGYQQRTEFNKRILKVGTDGPAIVPEGGFLHYGIVRNSYIMIKGSIPGPAKRLIRIRPAIRQGEHAIRAPAVNYVSLESKQG; this is encoded by the coding sequence ATGGCGAATATACACAGGCCACGCAGGGGTTCCCTCGCATACAGCCCGAGAAAACGGGCGAAGAGCCAGGTACCGAAGTACCAGTCCTGGCCGGAGCATAAGGGCGAGCCCGTGCTCCAGGGTATTGCAGGCTATAAGGTAGGGATGACGCACGTCATCATGGTGGACGACCACAAGAGCAGCCCGACCGAGGGGCGCGAGATCATGGTGCCGGTCACCGTCGTCGAGGTCCCGAAGATGCGGGTCGCCGCTGTGCGCGCCTACGTCACCGACTCCTACGGGCGTCACCCGCTGACCGAGGTCTGGGCCGAAGAACTCGACCCGCTGCTTGCAAAGAGGGTCACCCTGCCGAAAGAGCACGACCGCGAGGCCGTCCTCGGAGAGATCAGGGAGCGCCTCGCCGCAGGCCAGGTCAGCGACATCGTTGCGCTGGTCTACACCCAGCCGGCCGCCACGACCGGTGTCCCCAAGAAGGTGCCCGAGCTGATGGAGACCAGGATCGACGGCACTTCAATCGAAGGCTGTTTTGACCTTGCCACCTCGCTCCTCGGCAAAGAGATCGACCCGCTCTCCCTCGTGTCAGAGGGCCAGTACGTCGATGTCACGGCCATCACCAAGGGCAAGGGCACCCAGGGCGCAGTCAAGCGCTGGGGTATCCAGGTCAGGAAGAGAAAGCACTCCCGCGGCGGCAAAAAGCGTCACATCGGCAACCTCGGCCCCTGGAACCCGCACCACGTCAGGTGGCAGGTCCCGCAGATGGGTCAGCTGGGCTACCAGCAGAGGACCGAGTTCAACAAGCGGATCCTCAAGGTCGGCACCGACGGCCCTGCCATCGTGCCCGAAGGCGGTTTCCTCCACTACGGCATCGTGCGGAACTCCTATATCATGATCAAGGGTTCCATTCCCGGACCGGCAAAGCGGCTCATCCGTATCCGCCCGGCGATCAGACAGGGCGAGCACGCCATCAGGGCGCCCGCCGTGAACTATGTCAGCCTGGAAAGCAAGCAGGGGTGA
- a CDS encoding 50S ribosomal protein L22: protein MARTGYSLQIEGENLARAKANELSVSPKHSIEIAHFIRGMKADAALAYLEDVVAKKKAIPFKRFNRDVAHKRGLVGWDAGRYPVKASGEFITLINQAKKNAEYSGLDAENLVIVHAAANRGRAGRGVFPRAMGRATPKRRETVNIELILREVE, encoded by the coding sequence ATGGCAAGGACTGGATATTCACTGCAGATCGAGGGGGAGAACCTCGCTCGCGCCAAGGCGAACGAGCTCTCCGTTTCCCCGAAGCACTCCATTGAGATTGCCCACTTTATCAGGGGCATGAAAGCCGACGCCGCCCTCGCATATCTCGAGGACGTCGTCGCGAAGAAGAAGGCGATCCCGTTCAAGCGGTTCAACAGGGACGTAGCCCACAAGAGAGGGCTCGTCGGCTGGGACGCCGGCAGATACCCGGTAAAGGCATCAGGCGAGTTTATCACCCTGATCAACCAGGCGAAGAAGAACGCCGAGTACAGCGGCCTTGACGCCGAGAACCTCGTCATCGTCCACGCCGCCGCCAACCGCGGCCGTGCCGGGCGCGGCGTCTTCCCGCGTGCGATGGGACGCGCCACCCCGAAACGGCGCGAGACCGTGAACATCGAGCTGATCCTCCGGGAGGTGGAGTAA
- a CDS encoding 50S ribosomal protein L5 — translation MTNPMQAVHIDKVVVHMGVGESGDRLVKGEDIIRAITGGNPVRSIAKKTQPAFGIRKGAPIGARVTLRGAKAETFVQTAFNIIERRIGASAIDREGNFSFGIEEHTDFPGQSYDPQIGIYGMDVNVILEKKGVRIARRRVGPRKLPAKQRVSPEEAIAFLTEQYGMEVQ, via the coding sequence ATGACAAATCCGATGCAGGCAGTCCACATCGACAAGGTCGTCGTCCACATGGGCGTCGGCGAGAGCGGTGACCGGCTTGTCAAAGGCGAAGATATCATCAGAGCGATCACCGGTGGAAACCCGGTCCGCTCGATTGCAAAGAAGACCCAGCCCGCGTTCGGGATCAGGAAGGGCGCACCCATCGGTGCGCGTGTGACCCTGCGGGGCGCAAAGGCCGAGACATTCGTCCAGACCGCCTTCAATATCATCGAGCGCAGGATCGGTGCGTCGGCAATCGACCGCGAGGGGAACTTCTCCTTCGGCATCGAGGAGCACACCGACTTCCCGGGCCAGAGCTACGACCCGCAGATCGGCATCTACGGGATGGACGTCAACGTCATCCTCGAGAAGAAGGGTGTGCGCATCGCCCGCAGGAGAGTCGGACCGCGCAAACTCCCGGCAAAGCAGCGCGTCTCTCCCGAAGAAGCGATTGCCTTTCTGACCGAACAATATGGGATGGAGGTGCAGTGA
- a CDS encoding 30S ribosomal protein S19, translating into MAKKTQKRLPRRREEFTYRGYRIEDLQQMGASELVSLMPARARRKVTRGLSRDHENFLAKVRTGDEAVRTHLRDMIIMPEMVGKTVEIHNGKEFVAVELQPESVFHYLGEFALTRRRVSHGTAGIGATRSSKYVPLK; encoded by the coding sequence ATGGCAAAGAAAACGCAGAAGCGGTTACCGCGGCGACGTGAGGAGTTCACCTACCGCGGCTACAGGATTGAGGACCTCCAGCAGATGGGAGCGAGCGAGCTCGTCTCCCTGATGCCGGCCCGGGCGCGCCGCAAGGTCACCCGCGGGCTGTCGAGAGATCATGAGAACTTCCTTGCAAAGGTGCGCACCGGCGACGAAGCCGTCCGGACCCACCTGCGCGACATGATCATCATGCCCGAGATGGTCGGCAAGACGGTTGAGATCCACAACGGCAAGGAATTTGTCGCCGTAGAACTTCAGCCCGAGTCGGTCTTCCACTACCTGGGCGAGTTCGCCCTGACCAGAAGGAGAGTCTCCCACGGAACGGCCGGTATCGGTGCGACCAGATCCTCCAAGTACGTACCCCTGAAGTGA
- a CDS encoding 30S ribosomal protein S14 produces MADEVQDKKFGRGANECRICGRKQGLVRRYNIMFCRQCFREWAPKMGFKKMN; encoded by the coding sequence ATGGCAGATGAGGTACAGGATAAGAAATTCGGACGCGGCGCAAATGAGTGCCGGATCTGTGGCCGGAAGCAGGGCCTTGTCCGCAGGTACAACATCATGTTCTGCCGGCAGTGTTTCCGTGAGTGGGCTCCCAAGATGGGCTTTAAGAAGATGAACTGA
- a CDS encoding 30S ribosomal protein S3 produces the protein MAIERKFVSEGVTRVRVEEYLSRELKRAGYGGMDIVRTPMGTQVTIFAEKPGIVIGKGGKLVRQLTQDLSTNFNLESPQVEVQQVANPSVNAQIMAERLATALERGWYFRKAGQSTMRRVMESGALGCEIVLSGKLTGARSRVQKFLEGYVKHCGEPSITIVEKGYAIAIKKLGIIGVQVKIIPGDAKLPDRFEVLPPKPYSAETVEESTNIGDDVDAELAEFEDKVPETLIEGEQ, from the coding sequence ATGGCAATTGAGCGTAAATTCGTCAGTGAAGGCGTCACCAGGGTCAGGGTCGAGGAATACCTCTCCCGGGAACTCAAGCGCGCCGGCTACGGCGGCATGGACATCGTCCGCACGCCGATGGGCACCCAGGTGACGATCTTCGCCGAGAAGCCCGGTATCGTCATCGGGAAAGGCGGCAAGCTCGTCAGGCAGCTCACCCAGGACCTCTCGACCAACTTCAACCTCGAATCCCCGCAGGTTGAGGTTCAGCAGGTCGCGAACCCGAGCGTGAACGCCCAGATCATGGCCGAACGCCTTGCCACCGCCCTTGAGCGCGGCTGGTACTTCAGAAAGGCCGGGCAGAGCACGATGCGGCGCGTCATGGAATCGGGCGCACTCGGCTGCGAGATTGTGCTCTCAGGCAAACTGACCGGGGCAAGGTCCCGCGTCCAGAAGTTCCTTGAGGGATATGTCAAGCACTGCGGCGAACCGAGCATCACGATCGTCGAGAAGGGCTATGCCATTGCCATCAAGAAACTCGGCATCATCGGCGTCCAGGTGAAGATCATACCGGGCGACGCAAAACTCCCCGACCGCTTCGAAGTTCTTCCGCCCAAGCCGTATTCGGCGGAAACGGTTGAAGAGTCCACCAATATCGGCGACGACGTCGATGCCGAACTCGCAGAGTTTGAGGACAAGGTCCCTGAGACCCTGATCGAGGGGGAGCAGTAA
- the rpmC gene encoding 50S ribosomal protein L29 — translation MAIFRAHEVRQLSDVELGEQLQKLKLDLMQSRGKVSAGGAPENPGHIRVVRRTIARIITEQNARRTKQA, via the coding sequence ATGGCAATCTTCAGAGCGCACGAAGTCCGCCAGCTCAGCGACGTTGAGCTTGGGGAACAGCTCCAGAAACTGAAGCTCGACCTGATGCAGTCGCGCGGCAAGGTCAGCGCCGGCGGTGCCCCGGAGAACCCCGGGCATATCCGCGTGGTGCGCAGGACAATCGCCCGGATCATCACCGAGCAGAACGCGCGGAGGACCAAACAGGCATGA
- a CDS encoding 50S ribosomal protein L2 has product MGHRIISQNRGRGGPTYRSPSHKYKAELKHVCKNNEDLVGRIIDIEHDPARHAPIARVEFDGGRKEYVLVTEGMGIGDEVAWGAAASVRNGNTLLLRDVPIGAYVCNIESRPNDGGKFVRASGVQAMIVGKNAGKVAIQMPSGKQKWFNEMCLATIGIVAGGGRGEKPFVKAGNKYHKMKSQAQKWPRSSGLKMNVIDHPFGGGGHQHCGRPKTVARGTSPGRKVGSIAARRTGRTKK; this is encoded by the coding sequence ATGGGACATAGAATTATCAGCCAGAATCGTGGGCGGGGCGGCCCGACCTATCGGTCACCATCCCACAAATATAAAGCCGAGCTGAAGCACGTCTGCAAGAATAACGAGGACCTCGTCGGCCGTATCATCGATATCGAGCACGACCCGGCGCGCCACGCGCCGATCGCGCGCGTCGAGTTCGACGGCGGCAGGAAAGAGTACGTCCTGGTGACCGAAGGCATGGGCATCGGCGACGAGGTCGCCTGGGGTGCCGCGGCTTCTGTCCGGAACGGCAACACCCTGCTCCTGCGCGACGTCCCGATCGGGGCATACGTCTGCAACATCGAATCACGGCCCAACGACGGCGGCAAGTTCGTCCGCGCCAGCGGCGTTCAGGCGATGATCGTCGGCAAAAACGCCGGCAAGGTAGCAATCCAGATGCCCAGCGGCAAGCAGAAGTGGTTCAACGAGATGTGCCTGGCCACGATCGGCATTGTCGCCGGTGGCGGACGCGGCGAGAAGCCGTTTGTCAAGGCCGGCAACAAATACCATAAGATGAAGTCGCAGGCCCAGAAGTGGCCCAGATCGTCCGGTCTGAAGATGAACGTCATCGACCACCCGTTCGGTGGCGGTGGCCACCAGCACTGTGGAAGGCCCAAGACGGTCGCTCGCGGCACGTCGCCAGGTCGTAAGGTCGGGTCTATCGCTGCCCGCAGGACTGGCAGAACAAAGAAGTGA
- a CDS encoding Tfx family DNA-binding protein → MKQGLLTDRQKEVLRYRKTGLTQQQVADIIGTSKANVCTIEKAAYENIERAKETLEFLYTLDSDHLCTIKAGTDLFDASSTIFEEAEKLGIKVKYNTIELINRIHDSNPGRFRARYVREDVEVYINKEGDLFFG, encoded by the coding sequence ATGAAGCAGGGGCTTCTCACCGACAGACAGAAGGAGGTGCTCAGGTACCGGAAGACCGGGCTGACGCAGCAGCAGGTGGCAGATATCATCGGCACCTCCAAGGCAAATGTCTGCACCATCGAGAAGGCAGCGTACGAGAATATCGAGAGGGCGAAAGAAACGCTCGAATTCCTTTACACTCTGGACTCGGATCACCTCTGCACGATCAAGGCCGGGACCGATCTCTTCGACGCCTCGTCAACGATCTTCGAGGAAGCGGAAAAACTCGGGATCAAGGTAAAGTACAACACCATCGAACTGATCAACCGCATCCACGACTCGAACCCCGGCCGTTTCAGGGCGCGCTATGTCCGTGAAGACGTCGAGGTCTATATCAATAAAGAGGGCGACCTCTTTTTTGGCTGA
- the rplX gene encoding 50S ribosomal protein L24, with product MVRIASKQPRKQRKARYNAPMHQRSRFLSAPLAVALRGEYKKRSVRVVTGDTVTVLRGDHAGTEGVVDGVNTKTGTLLVHGVTVTKTDGTEVPRPVNASNVIVTKLNVKDPRRVAKLEERK from the coding sequence ATGGTACGAATTGCAAGCAAGCAGCCAAGAAAACAGCGCAAGGCGCGCTACAATGCACCCATGCACCAGCGGAGCCGGTTCCTGTCCGCGCCCCTTGCCGTGGCGCTGAGAGGAGAGTACAAGAAGCGTAGCGTCCGTGTCGTCACCGGCGACACGGTAACGGTGCTCCGCGGCGACCATGCCGGAACCGAGGGCGTCGTCGACGGTGTCAACACGAAGACCGGCACCCTGCTGGTCCACGGCGTCACCGTCACCAAGACCGACGGCACCGAAGTGCCCAGGCCGGTGAACGCCTCCAATGTGATAGTCACCAAACTGAATGTCAAAGACCCCCGCCGGGTGGCGAAGCTGGAGGAGAGGAAGTAA
- a CDS encoding 30S ribosomal protein S4e yields MSYHLKRLTAPVSWHIAKKEEKFVTKTSPGPHSGAAMPVAVWLRDKMGLAGNMKEVKRILNQRQVILNGKPVTDPKLGLGIFDIISIPKIGKHYRVLTDKKGRMVTIEIDAEAAKTRLCKIRNKSIVRGGKVQLNLLYGANLLADNTYHPKDSIVVTLEGENRFAIVDHFPFAIGNMAMVIGGKHSGKVGRISEIRVAAGSIPNRVILQDKDGETFETVEQYVFMIGRETPAIAEWGIEG; encoded by the coding sequence ATGTCATATCATCTGAAGAGGCTGACGGCTCCCGTCTCCTGGCATATCGCCAAGAAAGAGGAGAAATTCGTCACGAAGACCAGCCCGGGTCCGCACAGCGGCGCTGCAATGCCGGTCGCCGTATGGCTCCGCGACAAGATGGGCCTTGCCGGGAACATGAAGGAGGTCAAGCGCATCCTTAACCAGCGGCAGGTCATCCTGAACGGTAAACCGGTCACAGACCCGAAGCTCGGTCTCGGGATCTTTGATATCATCTCGATCCCGAAGATCGGCAAGCACTACCGTGTCCTGACCGACAAGAAGGGGCGCATGGTCACGATCGAGATCGACGCCGAGGCCGCAAAGACCCGTCTCTGCAAGATCCGGAACAAGAGTATCGTCCGCGGCGGCAAGGTTCAGCTGAACCTCCTGTACGGTGCGAACCTCCTTGCGGACAACACCTACCACCCGAAGGACTCCATTGTGGTCACCCTTGAGGGCGAGAACCGCTTTGCGATCGTGGACCACTTCCCCTTCGCCATCGGAAACATGGCGATGGTCATCGGCGGGAAGCATTCCGGCAAGGTCGGCAGGATCAGCGAGATCCGTGTCGCCGCCGGCAGCATCCCGAACCGCGTGATCCTCCAGGACAAGGACGGGGAAACCTTCGAGACAGTCGAGCAGTATGTCTTCATGATCGGAAGAGAGACGCCGGCAATCGCTGAATGGGGGATTGAGGGCTGA
- a CDS encoding 30S ribosomal protein S17, with amino-acid sequence MARNIGLNVPLPEKECSDVNCPFHGTLPVHGQVITGKVVSNRMNGTVVVGRDYLHFVQKYNRYEKRSSKYHAHLPGCIDVQIGDTVKIAECRPLSKTTNFVVVEVI; translated from the coding sequence ATGGCGAGAAACATTGGGTTAAACGTCCCGCTTCCCGAGAAGGAATGCAGTGACGTGAATTGTCCGTTTCACGGCACCCTGCCGGTGCACGGCCAGGTGATCACCGGCAAGGTCGTGAGCAACCGTATGAACGGGACGGTCGTTGTCGGACGGGATTACCTTCACTTCGTGCAGAAGTATAACCGTTACGAGAAACGCTCCTCGAAATATCATGCTCACCTGCCTGGATGCATCGACGTTCAGATCGGCGACACCGTAAAGATCGCCGAGTGCCGCCCCCTCTCCAAGACAACGAACTTCGTTGTGGTTGAGGTGATCTGA
- a CDS encoding 50S ribosomal protein L23 → MVLRHPYVTEKAMMMLENENKVQVLVQKSASKDEIRREIEKTFDQKVASVRTMMTMKGQKKAVVSFENEKAAEEILSRLGVM, encoded by the coding sequence ATGGTGCTCAGGCATCCGTATGTGACGGAAAAAGCGATGATGATGCTCGAGAACGAGAACAAGGTTCAGGTTCTCGTGCAGAAGTCTGCCTCCAAGGACGAGATCAGGCGCGAGATCGAGAAGACCTTCGACCAGAAGGTGGCATCGGTGCGGACCATGATGACGATGAAGGGCCAGAAAAAGGCAGTCGTCAGCTTTGAAAATGAGAAGGCCGCCGAGGAGATCCTCAGTCGGCTCGGTGTCATGTAA
- the rpl4p gene encoding 50S ribosomal protein L4: MKANVRSIDGSVVREMELPSVFEELYRPDLIKKAVLSIQSTRLQPHGAHPFAGIRSSAVGWGSGRGASHVPRLKNGSRAAKVPQAKGGREAHPPVTAKILVKKINKQEKWAALRSAIAATAVSELVAARGHRFEGEVPLVVDESFETLGKTTDVINALTALGVYADVERAKESKKVRAGRGKMRGRRYKQRKSLLIVTGDEPLRAARNLAGIDAVSIFDLDTEMLAPGTHAGRLTLWTESALKRME, from the coding sequence ATGAAAGCAAATGTCAGATCAATCGACGGATCGGTCGTACGCGAGATGGAGCTTCCGTCAGTCTTTGAAGAACTCTATCGCCCTGACCTGATCAAGAAGGCCGTCCTCTCCATTCAGAGCACCCGGCTCCAGCCCCACGGCGCGCACCCGTTTGCAGGCATCAGAAGCTCGGCAGTCGGCTGGGGGTCAGGCCGCGGTGCATCGCACGTCCCCCGTCTGAAGAACGGGTCGAGAGCTGCAAAGGTTCCGCAGGCCAAAGGCGGTCGTGAAGCGCACCCGCCAGTCACGGCAAAGATCCTCGTCAAGAAGATCAACAAGCAGGAAAAATGGGCTGCTCTGCGTTCGGCCATCGCCGCAACCGCAGTATCCGAACTCGTCGCCGCCCGCGGTCACCGCTTCGAGGGTGAAGTGCCCCTCGTCGTCGACGAATCGTTCGAAACCCTCGGAAAGACGACCGACGTGATCAACGCTCTCACCGCCCTTGGCGTCTATGCAGATGTCGAGCGTGCAAAAGAGAGCAAGAAGGTCAGGGCAGGCCGTGGCAAGATGCGTGGCCGCCGGTACAAGCAGCGCAAGAGCCTTCTGATCGTCACCGGCGACGAGCCGCTCCGTGCAGCCCGCAACCTCGCCGGCATCGACGCGGTCAGCATCTTTGACCTCGACACCGAGATGCTTGCGCCGGGCACGCACGCCGGCAGGCTGACGCTCTGGACAGAAAGCGCCCTCAAGAGGATGGAGTGA
- the rnp1 gene encoding ribonuclease P protein component 1 produces the protein MIAPQTLLRHELIGLAVSLVKARNPTHVGISGRIVDETRNMLVILSRNGEVRVEKKGSVFLFTLPDGTRAEVDGSALVAQPEKRISMRKTK, from the coding sequence ATGATCGCCCCGCAGACCCTCCTCAGGCACGAACTCATCGGGCTTGCAGTCTCTTTGGTGAAGGCCAGGAACCCGACGCATGTCGGCATTTCGGGCCGGATTGTAGATGAGACTCGCAATATGCTGGTGATCCTCTCCCGGAACGGGGAAGTGCGGGTGGAAAAGAAAGGCAGCGTCTTTCTCTTCACCCTCCCTGACGGGACACGCGCCGAAGTGGATGGGTCTGCCCTTGTGGCACAGCCTGAAAAACGGATCAGCATGCGCAAAACGAAATAG
- a CDS encoding 50S ribosomal protein L14, whose protein sequence is MKAKISRIPRAVQTGTKLICADNTGARVVEVVSVDGYHGVRRRQPKLGIGDVATVSVKKGTPDMRRKLIKAVVIRQRKEMRRPSGLRVGFDDNAVVIIDERGEPKGTEIKGPVAREVAERFPKIGSTATIIV, encoded by the coding sequence ATGAAGGCAAAAATCTCCCGGATTCCACGAGCAGTCCAGACCGGGACGAAGCTGATCTGCGCCGACAACACCGGTGCCAGGGTCGTCGAGGTTGTCTCGGTCGACGGCTACCACGGTGTCAGGAGAAGACAGCCGAAACTCGGTATCGGTGACGTGGCAACCGTCTCCGTCAAGAAGGGCACGCCCGACATGCGGCGCAAGCTCATCAAGGCGGTCGTCATCAGACAGAGGAAAGAAATGCGCCGGCCAAGCGGTCTGCGTGTCGGCTTCGACGACAACGCCGTCGTGATCATCGACGAGCGCGGCGAGCCCAAGGGCACCGAGATCAAGGGTCCGGTCGCCCGTGAGGTCGCAGAGCGGTTCCCGAAGATCGGATCGACCGCCACGATCATCGTGTGA